In a genomic window of Bombina bombina isolate aBomBom1 chromosome 8, aBomBom1.pri, whole genome shotgun sequence:
- the LOC128638305 gene encoding complement C1q subcomponent subunit C: MMSLSTGLILMTLVTLVGSEVSSHSCATPGLPGIPGIPGKDGRDGRRGEIGEPGIPASAQDTEMKGEKGRKGAQGPVGKNGPKGPPGPEGERGGVGPRGESGTPGNHKRQHQSAFTVARMTAENPAKNSPIIFSREITNDHKHYDKTTGKFTCVIPGLYYFTYHASQSANLCVSLMVDDEKKASFCDHMSNRIQVTSGGIMVPLSKGQGVWLVVNDYNGMIGIKDNDSVFSGFLIFPD; encoded by the exons ATGATGTCACTGAGCACTGGGCTTATCCTCATGACCCTGGTGACATTGGTGGGCAGTGAGGTTAGTTCCCACAGCTGTGCCACTCCGGGGCTGCCAGGCATCCCCGGAATACCAGGAAAGGATGGACGAGATGGACGCAGAGGTGAAATTGGAGAACCAG GTATCCCGGCCTCAGCACAAGATACTGAAATGAAAGGTGAAAAGGGCCGTAAAGGTGCCCAGGGTCCTGTGGGCAAAAATGGTCCGAAAGGTCCCCCTGGACctgaaggagagagaggaggagtcgGACCGAGAGGAGAGAGTGGGACCCCTGGCAACCACAAGCGCCAGCACCAGTCTGCGTTCACTGTGGCGAGGATGACCGCTGAAAACCCAGCCAAAAACTCACCCATAATCTTCTCCAGAGAGATTACAAATGATCACAAACATTACGACAAAACAACCGGCAAGTTCACTTGCGTGATACCGGGGCTTTATTATTTCACGTATCACGCCTCTCAGTCTGCCAACCTGTGCGTGTCTCTTATGGTTGATGATGAGAAGAAGGCTAGTTTCTGTGACCACATGTCCAATAGGATACAGGTCACGTCTGGTGGCATTATGGTGCCACTGAGCAAGGGCCAAGGGGTGTGGCTGGTGGTCAATGACTACAATGGTATGATAGGCATTAAAGATAACGACAGCGTTTTTTCAGGTTTCCTTATCTTTCCAGAttaa